From the Schistocerca piceifrons isolate TAMUIC-IGC-003096 chromosome 2, iqSchPice1.1, whole genome shotgun sequence genome, the window ATTTGCAATCAGAAATACGTCCCTGCAGTTTGACGGTTTTATCAATGTTCACCCTGTAGGTTTACATCATTCCACAttcaccgatttggctgaaaatgcaATTAACGAAACTCCACTTCGTTCGTTAGATttacgacgtctttctgcaaaaggtcaggacttctggtgttaagcagtaattttttgttgttataGGAAAACGACATTACTCAGTAACTATCTCtatgttacaagagaatcgtaaataaattgtCGCGTAACGTACCGTTTTGTACCTCCCGTATTTCCTTAAGAAACCAAAGAATGACAAACGTGGTGTCATATTTTAGTTAATTCCGATTTTTATTGCACTTCATACACTACCTATTGTAAATACCATGTACAAATCAATATGAACATTAGTTTTCGCACTCATCTGATATCGTATCCAGAAGTGTCGCTTCCTGGCCACTTGAGGCGCTGTTATCgctgtgggtaacaaaaacgagacggagCGTCATGACTGTTATGTTAGACGGTGCCAGAAGTCAACCAAATTGTGTGTAAGTTTAATAGATACCTAATGAACATATCATAAAAGTTTGCTAATGTGAAGATAATTGATTCAAATGTATTCTTGCAATGACGGTACTATACTAATCATGGGCTACAGATGGACAAAATAGGCAATTTCAGACTACGCAAAAACATTGCAACAATATTAGCAAGCACATGGAAACAAGTCGAAGTAATAAAAACACTTACAGCTAGTTCTGGCTGAAAGTCTCCCTTTGTGCTGCAGAAGCCACTCCAGATCAAACTATCAAGGACACAAATATGAATGCAAGGGATGCATCATACAGACTTCTTCAAAAGCTGTGATCAACAGTGATATTATTGCATCACAAACACCGACTGCATAAACCTCAGTGCTGCATGATGTTTCATCCAAAGAAACTCAAGAGCGTGAAAGTAATTCTGCTGATTCATGcacaaatgaaaaaactgcacCATGAGTATCAAAAAGAGTAAGATGAGTTCCAAAGAGAAGCAGTTATTTTTTATGGCTGTCACCTGGGCCACTTAGGCCATTGTACAAAAAAGTCAGCTTGAAGTGAAACAGTGTAATATGGTGCATGTGTAGAAAAGGACCGACGTCAAGACAGTGAAGATAGCTTGTAGAACCTTACTATTTTTCACAAAATATAAGAGGTCACAAAAATATATTACACATTTTTCTGTAAGTCTATGTCATATGAATCTTGCAAATCATACACATTCTTTATGTCTTACTGAGTAACATAAAACAGTTGGTTCTGAGGGGCTGCAGTTTAATGGGTATGATCAAACTACTCACAGTTGCAGACCAAGAACAGGGAAAGGTGGTGctgtcatttatatagataacaCAGTTATTTATAAACCACTAGATTTAAAAATGTTGTACAGGTCAACGTTTTGATGTCTGTGGTATTGAAATTACTGCAAAGGACATATTGGTTACAGTGCTTACAATTTACAGAGCTCTGGCTGGGAAGTTATGTATCTTTATTAATATATTAGAATCTGTTTGGCTAAACTTTTTTCCAAAACCATAAAAGTAATAGTTGCAGGGTTAAATGGTAAGACTTGTAATACTGACGTCAAACATTTAATGAATTGTTACTACCTGGCTGCTATGGTAAACTTCCCCGTGAGAGTTACAGGAAATGGCAAAAGTCTTATGGACAATATTTTTATTGACAAAATTAGAATAAACAGTGCAAGGACAAGTAATGTAATGAATGGTATTTCTGATTATGATGGCCAACTGCTTAAGTCCTTTAGCTGTATGAACACTGTAACTCTTTCAGCCTTTAATTACCCCTTGTTGCACATTGACTGGGGTTCAGTGTACATGATAACTAATGTAaatgacaaatttaatattttcttaaaTGAATTCACCTCTGTATTTGAACTCACTTTTCCAGAAAGAGTTGTGAGACTGAACATTAGGGTTTCTTCCAGGAAACTGTGGATTACTGAAGGAATTAAAATTTCTTGCGGGACTAAGAGAGAATTACATACCTCTTTAAGAGCATCAAGCAACCTCCTTGAAAGGTCcaattataaattttattgttaagtTTTAAAAAGAgtgataaataaattaaaagtttaCATATTAAATCTGAAACTGATAACTCTAGGAAGAAAGTAAAATCAGTTTGGAATATAATAAAGAGAGAGTGTGGCaagaacaataagaatgaaaataCCATAGAGATAAGATATAATGGCAAGGTGATACATAATCCTGCAACAATTTCTAAcaaatttaacaatcacttcttaactgCAGCAAAACACGTGCGCTGTAAGGGCTCATTAAATATGGCCGTTAATTTATTACAATGAGATGACCACAGCTTATTTGACCCATTCACTATTAGTGAAGATAAAACTATAGTCAAcgccttaaaaattaaaaatatgacaacatttcaaccaaaatttaaagaactgtaatgtttatatacacacatcaaaaaaagttttgcatcaccttggttccaagatttccagaacctgtacagaaaactggaatagagatcaacataagcatcatttctgccctttttattgctcatgaaaactacctattgcatattgtaccaaaatacagcgagaccttcagatgtggtggtcccaACTGCTGTACATACTgctacctgtaatacccagtagcatgtcctcttgcattgatgcatgcctgtattcattatgGCATACTATctaaagttcatcaaggcactgttggtccaggttgtcccacttctCACCGGCGATTCGGCGCATatcccgcagagtggttggtgggtcacatcgtccatatacagcccttttcagtctgtcccagtcattttagatagggttcatgtctggagaacacgctggccactctagtcgatcgatgtcgttatcctgaaggaagccattcacaagatgtgcacgatgggagcgcgaattgttgtccatgaagacgaatgtttcGCCAatgtactgccgatatggttgcactatcagtcggagcgtggcattcatgtatcgtatagccgttacaacaccttccatgatcaccagcggcatacgtcggccccacgtattgccaccccaaaacagcagggaacctctaccttgctgcactcgctggatagtgtgtctaaggcgttcagcctgaccgggttgcctccaaacatgtctccgacgattgtctggttgaaggtatatgcaacactcatcggtgaagagaatgtgatgccaatcctgagcggtccattcggcatgttgttgggcccatctgtaccgctctgcattgtgtcgtggttgcgaagatgggcCGCGTCACAGcgttgggagtgaagctgcgcatcatgcatcctattgcgcacagtttcagtctaacacgacatcctgtagctgcacgaaaagcaatatggtggcgttgctgacacggctcctccgagccataatccgtaggtagtggccgtccactgcagtagtagcccttggggtcCCTAGTgaagcatgtcgtcgacagttcctgtctctctgcatcttctccatgtctgaacaacgtgactttggttcactctgaaacgcctggacacatcccttgtgagagcccttcctggcacagagtaacaatgcggacgcagcCTAATcgtggtattgatcgtctaggcatggttgaaccacagacaacacgaactgtgtacctccttgctggtggaatgactggaacttatcagCTTTCAGACCCTCTACATCTAATAGGcactggtcatgcatggttgtgtacatctttaggtgtgtttagtgacatctctgaacagtcaaagggactgtgtctgtgatgcaatatccacaatcgacgtctatcttcaggagttcccacggcaatgcaaaacattttttgatttgtgtatgtcaagtcctgtgtcacattttCAACGAATCTTTGCAGCAAGGTGTTGTCTGAGAGTGATTAAAGTTTTCTTTAGTGAAGCTAATTTTTaagaagggtgacaaaactaaAGTATCCAACTGCTGTCCAATTTCTCTGCCAAGCTGCTTTTCGAAAATATTAGGGAAACTGATGTACTGTATAAAAGAAATGTAGACCACCTCAACATTCACAAGATCCTAAACAAAAACCAATttagttttaaaaaaagaaagaaaaataacagaTCGACATGGCAGGCCATTTTCTATTTAACAAAGCAAATTCTTCAATCAATAAATAACAAAATGTCACGtactggaattttctgtgacttgtcaaagGTCTTTGACTGTGTAGACCTCAACATACTCTTAGGGAAAGCTGATTTTTATGTTTTGAATGGTAGCATTGGGAGGTGGATTGAATTGTATCTACACAATAGAAAGCAGAAGGTGACACTTGATGGTACTAATGGCTGTCCTGTCTCATCTGATTGGGACACATTAAAATGTGGAGTGCCACAAGGCTCCATTTTGTGACCTTTACTGTTTCTACTTCGTGCAAACACTGAGAACAAATTTATTCTTTTCACTGATGACACTTCTATTCTGCTTGAAAACCAAACAACCAGTGAACTAGAAAACAGATGTAAAGCTGTACATGTAGACAACTTTTACTGATTTAAATCGAACTTATTAACTCTAAACATAGAAAAAACGCAATACATGCAATTTAATGCATCTTGATAAGAAAACGAAGTAGTCCACTTTAACAGTGACAACCAAAATATATTATTTTGTGAATCTGCGATGACCACGAGAATTCTATTTGATGGCAAGTTAATTGATCTGTGCATCAGTGCAGCAGCTTATGTCCTACATGTAATTACACCTGTTGGTGATATGAATGCTATCGAAGCCGTTTATTTCGGCTATTTTCACTGTatcatgtcatatggtataattttttgggtAATCAGCCTGCAaccaaaaaaaatctttattgccaAAAAGAGAGCAGTTAGAATCgttcatccaagatattcttgcagtAAACCATTCCATAAGCTCCAAATATTAACGACCACTTCTCAATACTTATTTTCTCTTATACTTTTTGTCTGTAATTCCCTCTTTACATCTAATGGTGCATACCATGAGCACAATATAAGGTATCAAAATGATTTACATAGGGATCTGAAACATCTAAGCCTTGCACAGAAAGGTGTTCACCATTCTGCAGGCAAAAGTTTTCAATTCTCTTCCATCCAATATTAAAATCCACAATAATGACTCATCTTCATATAAATCTAAATGAAGAAAATATCCTATGGATAAGCCATTTTACTCTCTTGGTGGGTATATGAAGAATAACCAGCGATTGTTTTTGTAAGCTAATATTGTcatttgtatttatattttgaGACTTTCAATTTCTAATGTGTTAGCCATTATTTGTCTTCATGATGTGTGGTCAATGTATAAATATACTTTTCCTTTTGTACCTTAATATATTCTCAGTGCTGTGCATTATTTTATTGTGCAGCGTTTATTGTATCTATATAATAATGTAaacctgactcattccacatccttatGATTCATCACAATATGGATCTATGGAAttcgaagtaaataaataaatatcaccgTTTAAATGTAAGTTGTGCTTTGAGCCGACTTTGCTGTCGCAACCACACACTGTATTCAGGATATAGGCCATGGTGACAGTGTGGTAACGGTAATTCATAAATACAGTTACCGAAAATATATTTATTCTgccaaataagtaaatgaagaagtGACTAAAATCAAATCAGATCGCAGTGTTCATTAACGACCCATCGCGATAATTGTCTTTGCATAACAGTTTCACTCGaacaccgatcccggagggtgtaaaCGCCTCGCTGACGAGCGCGTCGCCCGAGCGCGTGAGCGTGGGAGAACAGTGGACCTGTGTCCGGAACGAAACGAACCTTTTCTCGCAATCGCGGGGCGCTGTGTATTTCGCGGATGCGACGAAGCGCAGGCGGAAACGAATGGAGAGCGCCAAACAAACTTCCATACGCGTCTGTGGGAAACTCGCGTTAAGCTCGACCCACGTGTCCGCAGACTGAAATTATGGACTCACGAAATACGCGTCTGTACCGTATGGCGGCTCAGTTCGCAATGCCGTTGCTTTTTTTGTTGATCCGCACCTGTGTGCGACACACCTTGCCAGAATTTTATCTATCGACAGGTATGTGCGCCAATGGACATCTGACGCAGCGAACTTGTTCCGTTAGTGAGCGGCTCTGGTATATTCACGCATTTTTGCGGCATGGCTGCCATAAAATGTATTTGCCACTAAAGTCGTAAACAATTATTTTTGTAGCTACACAAAccaatttcatttgatttcttttgaTCATTTTGATTACTTACATCCTTAAATAGCTTGTTGAGTATAGAAGAAGTCAAATTTGAGgaagtagaacacacacacacacacacacacagagagagagagagagagagagagagagagagcgagagagagagagaaagacaaaattcagtttacaaataacaaaaaaaaaattaatttgaatttgGCCATAATTACTTACTCAACTTACAATGCTGTTTTTttatgatttaaaaattattttactgtgtaaaaacactGTTCCATCAGAAATGATGTAAGGTTGTATTTAAACGTACTTGTATGTCACTGCACTTTTAATCATTAGGTAGGCTGTTGAATAATTTAACTGATATGCATATACCATGAGGcatgtggatattactgatgtTTCTTGTGTTGTGGCAATGCATAAACTTATTTTGTTGTAAATTTCCAGTACTGTTTCAAAGATATCATTTGCAAGCAAGATACATCCATATGTGTAAGGGCTTGGCAGGCTCATATTTACAGCTGTATGAAATCTACTGTACATGTTTCCAGTTTCCTTACATTGCAGGTAGCTCTGAATACTCTTCTGCATCATTAAGTTTTGTATGTCGATGGGAGTTTCCCCAGAATATTAGCCCTTATCagaataatgaatgaaaatattcataatatGCCTCAATGACTGTTGACCTGCTTGCACTTTGGATTAACACATGAAGAACATAGCAAGATTTTGAAAGTTTTTTCTGAGTTCTTTCACATGACAATTCGAATTTAAATTATCACTTAGCCACATCCCTAGAGCTTCAGTTTCAGTAACTGATTTCAGTAATGTGTTGTCAAGATATGGTATTGTTTCAAATTCTTGCACAAGTGGAGAAGAGGGGAAATTCAAAAAGACAGTTTTTTCTGGAGGTGTTGTTATCTTAGTTTTTAAAAATAGCTAGTAACTAGGGACATTGAAGTATCGATTGCTACTTCCATAGAGATTTTGTCAGCAGCTGTTATTAAAATACAGGTGTCATCAGAAAGTAAGAGTTATTTCTTCActttaataaagtcatttaaatCATCCATGTAAAGGAGGAACAATAGAGGTCCTAGGACAGAGCCTTATAGCACTACATAATTCACTAGTGATTTAGTAGATAGATGTGTTATTGTTGTAATGGTATTTTCTTTGATATCATCATgccttaaccctttgtttcctgacataagaaaaaatttactttttaacattttctttgcagaatttatgctattgtggccgcaaatgacggtaggattttttttttaatttattttattttttacaacttttttcactcctggtactcagaagtaccatcagactccatggacagaatcacaacatgcacagaaaaatgctccaatttttataacttgtacttcattctacataaatattaaatatttttacattagaaaattaattaacaaaaataagatatttctgatttttttttaaatttcgcataaatttaccttctagagcaacttcacaatacatagtaacttagctatacatttttgacagtatatatatatatatcacatatttagtgatacctcatgaaattgtagaaaacagttctttttctcattgcagcacaagtacactttacatgtactacattgtgaatgtggtctcgactgaattttatttttcgcacacattttgcatcgtcctcttttacaactgaacactacaaaatggtttccttggttgccaagacgtacatccttaggAACAGGAAAGTTATCTTTCCTtctctttgggggagttatttcatctttaccagagtttctctttttgagatttggtacttgctgttcattcattagccctagtgccacagcacgcctgaattccagcagtggcagtgccccacgtagatcactgaaaatgacgtaagtattgacaaaagcaatttatattgctccccagaagagacggtgccactaTTTCTTTGATTgcctgtcaagaccataagttgaacgtaatctgtctgcatgatccacaccacccacgtttttattgtaatcacatacaataactggacatggtatagtcataccagttccatctttctgttttcttgacgctacgctctgttcagtgccatggatgTTTGACGCAAAATATACTACTTTATTGCCCCTCCATTGAAATACTGATGGGTCTACAGATGACACTCTGTGATCTGATTCCCCACGCTTTAGACATTTTTCTCTTGGTAAATtcgctggcaaacctttcctgtttgttctaattgttccacaggaaaatgtatttacggattttaatttctccaaaagtggaatagaagtaaaaaaaatgtcaaagtacaATTTTCTGTACTGACTCCAATACTGTTTAGACAATTTCAGTACTACTCTCTCTTCTACACCGTACCCGTCAAAGTCCTTCTCCAGTGTCTCATTTCTACCTTGATACACTTCAAAATTGAGTGTGTATCCTTTTTTATCACAAATTGCCAATAGTTTATAGCCTCTTTTGATTGGTTTTAATGGATTATATTGCTTTATGCTACTTCTTCCCTTGAAGACAATCATTGAGTCATCAATACTGAGTTCTCTAGTGCCCCTGTATATGGACATAAATTGCTTATTCAAAGCAGTCAGAAGCGGGCGTATTTTATACAATTTATCAGTGTTTCTTTCTGGAATTTTTGTGTTATCATTAACATATAAATTAATcaaaataaaatcaaacctgtcCCTACTCATGCATCGCCTTACAATAGAAATAACATGGTCATCACATGCAGACCAGTAGTGTTTCCACGACGACAGCTTGTGGTAacccataaataaattaattaccaAAAAAACAAGCAGCTCATGTTCCTTCAGATTTAAAATTTTTCCCTTCTGCGTTGCATAAAGATTGGTCTGGAAAACTATGTCTTCTACAATTggcttcaaaatgaaaataaaaacatcagTAGCTGTGTGGCAATCCTGTAATAATTCTTCCATAGGCCCTGCAAAACGAATACATGAATGGAAATAGTACTGCAGTTGTCACAGATGGAACACGGTTCTAAAGTAATTcgtgaaatgaaaaagaagaaattgaCTAATGCTGAAAAAGAATTTATGATGATCTAAGTGTAAGAAGATACCTTCACTATATCTGTATTCATAGTTCCTTGTTTCAATGTGTTTGTCTCTCCACATTTTGTTTGTCCGATAATCACATTGAGGTGAAGGTGTAAACGGCAAAGAACTCTCTGAGGCATCATTTTCCGAACAAGTGGAGTTTGTTTCACGATCTGCCTCTTGCCAATTGCACAAAAAAGCTTTgtcaaaattattaacattttcgtcatcATCTTCGATGTCAGTATCCTCTGGAATATCAGAGGGAATGTCCTCATACAAATTTGCATCAATCTGTGCATCACTCAAAGGTCGCAAGTAGCCACCAGTTTTACGATTTTCGTCCATCTGTGtgggaaaaagtggacagaacaactagtgagtggtaacgcattgttgctacaataaagtgttcgcacaacctgacgatactaataagtccgctttttattttcctctttatctcattcacttgtaacgtaatgcttcaaattattataaaaaaaacaaagaaggtaagtattcccaatggaaaactcaacggaagttcaATAAATTACGCACAAATTcgggcaacaccatggaaacaagcacatacaatcttctgttttcacagctgcGCGCGAAAAACAAtgtcaagctctgaccgccagagaggtctatgatTTGCACAATaaaatctatgaaacagtagagtaGAGTTACTGTTATGTACCgtcaggctctcagatcacgaaactatACCATGAGAAAATaattagagtcaaaacttactggtagcTTTAAGTACCATCAGGCAACAAAGTGTTTAAATCATTGTTTGCTATCTCTCTTCTAGGTAAGATGTTATCCACTAATTTGGTATCTTTCTGACAACTTTTTGAGCTAATTTGTGAATAACAATGTCATGGTCAATCCTGTCAAATGCTTTTGAGAGATCTAGGAAAATACCAGTA encodes:
- the LOC124775310 gene encoding piggyBac transposable element-derived protein 3-like, translated to MWRDKHIETRNYEYRYSEGPMEELLQDCHTATDVFIFILKPIVEDIVFQTNLYATQKGKILNLKEHELLVFLVINLFMGYHKLSSWKHYWSACDDHVISIVRRCMSRDRFDFILINLYVNDNTKIPERNTDKLYKIRPLLTALNKQFMSIYRGTRELSIDDSMIVFKGRSSIKQYNPLKPIKRGYKLLAICDKKGYTLNFEVYQGRNETLEKDFDGYGVEERVVLKLSKQYWSQYRKLYFDIFFTSIPLLEKLKSVNTFSCGTIRTNRKGLPANLPREKCLKRGESDHRVSSVDPSVFQWRGNKVVYFASNIHGTEQSVASRKQKDGTGMTIPCPVIVCDYNKNVGGVDHADRLRSTYGLDSDLRGALPLLEFRRAVALGLMNEQQVPNLKKRNSGKDEITPPKRRKDNFPVPKDVRLGNQGNHFVVFSCKRGRCKMCAKNKIQSRPHSQCSTCKVYLCCNEKKNCFLQFHEVSLNM